Proteins encoded within one genomic window of Hahella chejuensis KCTC 2396:
- a CDS encoding ATP-binding response regulator, with product MSEETDNASILIVDDNQNNCDLLNRRLERKGFRCAIALSGREALRQVEKQPPDLILLDVMMPEMDGMEVLDILRRNFNSVELPVLMVTAKNAHEDIISAFAQGANDYIEKPVDFPIMLARIRHHLQHKRLDDELKRSQQQLREQNRQLGMSNQYKINFLSSMSHELRTPLNAILGYSEVLLDGMMGELNPKQLEYCKEIYDSGSYLLIIINDLLDLSKIEAGKLELEIQPTHIEILVNSVIGIIKEKASRHGIILLTDIQEDIGPAELDPLRVKQILINLLSNAIKFTDSGKQVGLKVSLHDDQELLIQVFDQGCGVSEQDLQRIFLPFEQAESSIKKKNVEGTGLGLALVHKLVLLHGGSIDVKSELGQGSSFFIRLPYRASAGGSCDMIY from the coding sequence ATGAGCGAAGAAACGGACAATGCATCCATCCTGATCGTTGATGACAACCAGAATAACTGTGACCTGCTGAACCGGCGGCTTGAGCGCAAAGGATTTCGCTGCGCCATCGCCCTCAGCGGCCGGGAGGCGTTGCGACAAGTGGAGAAGCAACCCCCCGACCTGATTCTGTTGGACGTCATGATGCCGGAAATGGACGGCATGGAGGTGCTGGACATCCTGCGTAGAAACTTCAATTCCGTCGAACTGCCGGTGCTAATGGTCACCGCCAAAAACGCGCATGAAGATATCATCAGCGCGTTCGCGCAAGGCGCCAACGATTACATTGAGAAGCCGGTGGATTTTCCCATCATGCTCGCGCGCATTCGACATCATCTGCAGCATAAACGCCTCGATGACGAACTCAAACGCAGCCAGCAGCAGTTACGGGAACAGAATCGTCAGCTGGGCATGTCCAATCAGTACAAGATCAATTTTCTATCCTCCATGTCTCACGAATTACGCACGCCCCTCAACGCCATTCTGGGGTATTCGGAAGTCCTGCTGGACGGCATGATGGGCGAACTGAATCCAAAGCAGCTGGAGTATTGCAAGGAAATATACGACAGCGGCTCCTACCTGCTGATCATCATCAATGATTTATTGGACCTGTCCAAAATCGAGGCGGGCAAACTGGAGTTGGAAATCCAACCTACTCACATTGAAATTCTGGTCAACAGCGTCATTGGCATCATCAAGGAAAAAGCGTCCCGCCACGGCATCATCCTGTTGACGGACATTCAAGAAGATATAGGACCGGCGGAACTCGACCCTCTGCGGGTCAAACAGATTCTCATCAACCTGCTCAGCAACGCCATCAAGTTCACCGACAGCGGCAAGCAGGTAGGTTTGAAAGTCAGTCTGCATGACGATCAGGAGTTGCTGATTCAGGTGTTCGACCAGGGCTGCGGCGTGTCGGAACAAGATCTGCAACGCATCTTTCTGCCCTTTGAACAGGCCGAATCCTCCATCAAAAAGAAAAACGTGGAAGGCACCGGCCTGGGTCTCGCTCTGGTGCACAAACTGGTGCTGCTGCATGGCGGCAGCATTGACGTGAAAAGCGAACTCGGTCAGGGCAGCAGTTTTTTCATCCGACTTCCCTATCGCGCCTCGGCGGGAGGGTCTTGCGACATGATTTATTGA
- a CDS encoding alpha/beta fold hydrolase, with the protein MENVNYRQALIDRMGAPIAQNQVNAGNINTAYLSAGAGAPVICLHGAGAGAVTWYPSLGALSQHYHVIAPDIVGYGESDKPDAPYDRPYFSTWLQDFMAALDISKAHIVGLSQGGAIALQFALDCPDKVDKLVLVDTAALGAQPSLRPMVGMIWLNSFPSAWANRFFAPSLLFDTNNRDPNHAHYSIEVLKRPGGKNAFTQGRGAAVAALPEEALRRIHNETLIIWGEQDQLFAIEHGEAAAKLMPNAKLHRIPRAGHLPLMDQPELFNQALLDFLTSTTPATA; encoded by the coding sequence ATGGAAAATGTGAACTATCGGCAGGCGCTGATAGATAGAATGGGCGCGCCCATCGCGCAAAATCAGGTTAACGCAGGGAATATCAACACCGCCTATCTGTCCGCCGGCGCTGGGGCGCCGGTGATATGTCTGCACGGCGCCGGAGCCGGCGCGGTCACTTGGTATCCCTCTCTGGGCGCGCTATCCCAACACTATCATGTGATCGCGCCAGATATCGTCGGTTACGGCGAGTCCGACAAACCTGACGCCCCCTATGATCGCCCTTATTTTTCCACTTGGCTGCAGGACTTCATGGCGGCGCTGGATATATCCAAAGCGCATATCGTCGGCCTGTCCCAAGGCGGAGCCATCGCCCTGCAATTCGCCCTGGATTGCCCGGACAAAGTAGACAAGCTGGTGTTGGTGGACACCGCCGCGTTGGGCGCGCAGCCTTCCCTGCGCCCGATGGTCGGCATGATCTGGTTGAACAGTTTCCCCTCTGCATGGGCGAATCGTTTTTTCGCCCCTTCGCTACTGTTCGATACGAATAACCGGGACCCCAACCACGCTCATTACTCGATTGAAGTGCTCAAACGCCCTGGCGGCAAAAACGCCTTCACTCAAGGCCGTGGCGCAGCAGTAGCGGCCCTGCCGGAGGAAGCGCTGCGGCGCATTCACAACGAGACGCTGATTATCTGGGGAGAGCAAGATCAACTGTTCGCCATTGAACATGGCGAGGCCGCGGCCAAGCTGATGCCGAACGCTAAACTGCACCGCATTCCCCGCGCCGGTCATCTGCCGCTGATGGATCAGCCAGAATTGTTTAATCAGGCGTTGTTGGATTTTCTGACCTCGACAACTCCAGCGACCGCTTAG
- the rimK gene encoding 30S ribosomal protein S6--L-glutamate ligase — MKIGILSRNSKLYSTSRLVEAARERGHEPRVVDVLKCYMNITTNAPTVRYRSSGVSEELQFDAVIPRIGASVTTYGCAVLRQFEVSGVYSINESIAITRSRDKLRAHQLLARKGVGQPVTSYAHSADATNDLIESVNGAPLIVKVMASTHGNGVVLAETDKAAETLINAFRGLKADFLVQEFIKEAGGSDIRCFVIGDKVVAAMQRTAQPGEFRSNLHRGGSAQVVKLRPNERRLAVQAAQVMGLDLAGVDIIRSSHGPLVLEVNSSPGLKGIESATNKDIAGAIIDYIVKDVLNGPNKPKGKG; from the coding sequence ATGAAAATTGGCATACTCTCAAGAAACTCCAAACTCTATTCAACTTCCCGCCTGGTGGAGGCGGCCCGTGAGCGGGGACATGAGCCACGGGTGGTGGACGTGTTGAAGTGCTACATGAACATCACCACCAACGCGCCCACTGTCCGCTATCGCAGCAGCGGCGTCTCTGAGGAATTGCAGTTCGATGCAGTGATCCCCCGCATCGGCGCCAGCGTCACTACCTATGGCTGCGCAGTGCTGCGTCAGTTTGAAGTCAGCGGGGTGTATTCCATCAACGAATCCATCGCCATTACCCGTTCCCGCGACAAACTGCGCGCCCACCAACTTCTGGCCCGCAAAGGCGTGGGGCAGCCGGTAACCAGTTACGCGCACTCGGCGGACGCCACCAATGATTTGATCGAGTCCGTGAACGGCGCGCCGTTGATCGTCAAAGTGATGGCGAGCACTCACGGCAACGGCGTGGTGCTGGCGGAGACCGATAAAGCCGCGGAAACCCTGATCAACGCCTTTCGCGGCCTGAAAGCCGACTTCCTGGTGCAGGAGTTTATAAAAGAAGCCGGCGGCAGCGACATCCGCTGCTTTGTGATCGGCGATAAAGTGGTCGCCGCCATGCAGCGCACGGCGCAGCCGGGCGAGTTTCGCTCCAACCTGCATCGCGGCGGCAGCGCCCAGGTGGTGAAGTTACGACCCAATGAACGACGGCTCGCCGTACAGGCGGCGCAGGTCATGGGGCTGGATCTGGCCGGGGTGGACATTATCCGCTCCAGTCACGGTCCGCTGGTGCTGGAGGTCAATTCGTCTCCCGGCCTGAAAGGCATCGAAAGCGCGACCAACAAGGATATCGCCGGCGCCATCATCGACTACATTGTTAAGGACGTACTGAACGGCCCTAATAAGCCCAAGGGGAAAGGTTAA
- a CDS encoding mechanosensitive ion channel family protein produces the protein MDPIQTQDWRELLHQTYEQTIQQLIAFTPNILGALALFFFGFFIALALARAVRTGVTLLERLLGRVFARFSTSSASLKLRQSYTNVISKAVFWLVLLFFIAAGANSLGLNIVSQWMSQLLLYLPHFAAGMLIMLGGYLLSKVINLVMTSAAESVGIRQSALMGRSVQFTVIFIAVVIGIEQIGINIQFFTQFTIILSAVIAGGFSLAFALGAKYLVANIIGSQQMNKLVQLGDEVSIAGVDGVIVDITSSVIVLETPQGRTAIPGSFFMEHISQIKAGAANHAKEK, from the coding sequence ATGGACCCGATACAAACTCAAGATTGGCGGGAACTCTTACATCAGACCTACGAACAAACGATTCAGCAGTTGATCGCCTTTACGCCCAATATTCTGGGCGCACTGGCGTTGTTCTTCTTTGGCTTCTTTATCGCCCTGGCGCTGGCGCGCGCCGTGCGTACCGGAGTGACTCTGCTGGAACGTCTGCTAGGCCGGGTGTTCGCGCGCTTCTCCACCAGCTCCGCCTCCCTCAAGTTGCGGCAGTCATACACCAACGTCATCAGCAAAGCCGTGTTTTGGTTGGTGTTGCTGTTTTTCATCGCCGCCGGCGCCAATAGTCTGGGACTGAATATCGTCTCCCAGTGGATGAGTCAGTTATTGCTTTATCTGCCTCATTTCGCCGCCGGCATGCTGATCATGTTGGGAGGATACTTGCTCAGCAAAGTGATCAATCTGGTGATGACTTCTGCGGCGGAGTCCGTGGGCATCAGACAGTCGGCGCTTATGGGGCGCAGCGTGCAGTTTACGGTGATCTTTATCGCCGTCGTGATAGGCATCGAACAGATCGGCATCAACATTCAGTTTTTCACCCAGTTCACTATCATTCTTTCCGCCGTCATTGCAGGGGGCTTCTCCCTGGCGTTCGCCCTCGGCGCCAAGTATCTGGTGGCGAACATCATCGGCTCCCAGCAAATGAACAAGCTGGTGCAACTGGGTGACGAAGTCAGCATCGCCGGCGTGGACGGCGTGATCGTCGATATCACCAGCTCCGTCATCGTGCTGGAGACGCCGCAAGGCAGAACCGCGATTCCCGGCTCCTTCTTCATGGAGCACATCAGCCAGATAAAAGCCGGAGCCGCCAACCACGCCAAAGAGAAATAG
- a CDS encoding magnesium transporter MgtE N-terminal domain-containing protein gives MTDQTYQLAFSFLRQEPRAAARLLEDRDPGEVAQFLANAPLPVSISVLKEMLPRFCATVIHAAPESSATQWSAEIGAHQLCNILRHLPPKHRETVLNLLPLARRTLCQQLLSYSNSMLGAWTEIDAPVFTRDMTVEDAMTRLKKREYQEERVIFVIDQQRSPLGAIPAVKLLRSSRQVILGALVKPSLASLNSRLSLSNAASHPLWATQDFAPVVFHHNEFMGVIWHSRLRELLSTHSDWLAAPQKPSGSAALDLLRAHGESMQAMVEVVRDSLV, from the coding sequence ATGACCGATCAGACTTACCAGCTTGCGTTCAGCTTTCTGCGTCAGGAGCCCAGGGCGGCGGCGCGGTTGCTGGAGGACAGAGACCCAGGGGAAGTGGCGCAGTTCCTCGCCAACGCGCCCCTGCCCGTATCCATCAGTGTGTTAAAGGAAATGCTGCCGCGTTTTTGCGCGACGGTGATTCACGCCGCGCCGGAGAGCAGTGCGACTCAATGGAGCGCTGAAATAGGCGCGCATCAGCTTTGCAATATTCTGCGCCACCTGCCGCCCAAACACAGAGAAACCGTATTGAACCTGCTGCCGTTGGCGCGCCGCACCCTGTGTCAGCAGCTGCTTTCCTACAGCAATAGCATGCTGGGCGCCTGGACCGAAATAGACGCGCCGGTATTCACCCGCGACATGACCGTGGAAGACGCCATGACCCGCCTGAAAAAGCGGGAGTATCAGGAGGAACGGGTCATTTTCGTCATCGATCAACAACGGTCGCCCCTTGGCGCGATACCCGCCGTCAAACTGCTGCGCTCCTCCAGGCAGGTCATTCTGGGCGCGCTGGTCAAACCCTCGCTGGCGAGTCTGAACAGTCGGCTTTCCCTAAGCAACGCCGCCAGTCATCCGCTGTGGGCCACGCAGGATTTCGCACCAGTGGTGTTTCACCATAACGAGTTCATGGGCGTGATCTGGCATAGCCGTTTACGCGAGCTTCTTTCCACGCATTCCGACTGGCTGGCGGCCCCGCAAAAGCCCTCCGGGTCGGCGGCGCTGGATTTGCTGCGCGCGCATGGCGAGAGCATGCAGGCGATGGTGGAAGTGGTGCGCGACTCACTGGTATGA
- a CDS encoding magnesium transporter, whose protein sequence is MDNTTSYIKDTAQQLTDAYLLRFPAKAAREIAKMPDQEAAALLSRQPAAVVANLFPYMPPGLGEQLIANWDPVAATELLLKLDIQLSAALLSRLEDTQREAIVTRIAASEKATAEELVELLSYPLNTAGRMMDSRVQMFHSHLTVEEVLQQIKYRRPKYMDAFFLINDERNVIGVFELSDLILANAKDKAAKIARPITASFSTLDPADDVIEKFEGMRVNCLPVLDVHDQVVGVIRSADIYQRTKEDLASDMASMVGASKDEKALSSSWFAVRKRMPWLQINLVTAFVAAGVVGAFEGIISQYTALAILLPVAAGQSGNAGAQALAVTMRGLILKEITLRNMGQVFRKESFAGFLNGVIIAVTCAIGVWIWSRSVGLALIIALAMVLSLTIACGAGALVPMALKKLGLDPAQSSSIVLTTITDIAGFMSFLGIATLLSGLLPVG, encoded by the coding sequence ATGGACAACACGACGTCTTACATCAAAGACACCGCGCAGCAGCTCACAGACGCCTATTTATTGCGTTTTCCAGCCAAAGCCGCGCGCGAAATCGCCAAGATGCCGGACCAGGAGGCCGCCGCACTCTTGAGCCGACAACCCGCTGCCGTCGTCGCCAATCTGTTCCCGTACATGCCTCCGGGACTGGGCGAACAACTGATCGCCAACTGGGACCCGGTCGCCGCAACGGAACTGCTTCTGAAACTGGATATTCAACTTAGCGCCGCACTGCTGTCACGCCTGGAGGATACCCAAAGAGAGGCCATTGTGACTCGCATCGCCGCGTCAGAGAAAGCAACCGCCGAGGAGCTGGTCGAGTTGCTTTCCTATCCGCTCAATACGGCGGGCCGCATGATGGATTCCAGAGTGCAGATGTTTCACTCCCATCTCACCGTGGAGGAAGTGCTGCAGCAGATAAAATACCGGCGTCCCAAATACATGGACGCCTTTTTCCTGATCAACGACGAGCGCAACGTCATTGGCGTCTTTGAGTTAAGCGACCTGATTCTCGCCAACGCCAAGGACAAAGCCGCCAAAATCGCGCGCCCGATCACTGCGTCTTTCAGCACCTTAGACCCGGCCGACGACGTCATTGAAAAATTCGAAGGCATGCGGGTCAACTGTCTTCCCGTGCTGGATGTGCATGATCAGGTGGTCGGCGTTATTCGCAGCGCGGATATTTATCAGCGCACCAAGGAGGACCTTGCCTCTGATATGGCGTCGATGGTGGGCGCCAGCAAGGACGAAAAGGCCCTGTCCAGCAGTTGGTTCGCCGTCCGCAAACGCATGCCCTGGCTGCAAATCAATCTGGTGACCGCGTTCGTGGCCGCCGGCGTGGTTGGCGCCTTTGAAGGCATTATTTCCCAGTACACCGCCCTGGCCATCTTGCTGCCCGTGGCCGCCGGGCAAAGCGGCAACGCCGGCGCCCAGGCGCTGGCGGTGACCATGCGTGGTTTGATTCTTAAGGAAATCACCCTTCGCAATATGGGACAGGTGTTTCGCAAAGAGAGCTTCGCCGGTTTTCTCAACGGCGTCATTATCGCGGTGACCTGCGCTATCGGCGTCTGGATCTGGAGCCGCTCGGTCGGTCTGGCGCTGATTATCGCTCTCGCCATGGTGTTGTCGCTGACCATCGCCTGCGGCGCGGGGGCGCTGGTGCCCATGGCGCTCAAGAAGCTCGGTCTGGACCCGGCGCAATCCTCCTCCATCGTACTGACCACCATCACCGACATCGCCGGTTTCATGTCATTTCTTGGGATTGCGACCTTGCTGTCAGGGCTATTGCCGGTGGGGTAA
- a CDS encoding SDR family oxidoreductase, giving the protein MSRRLDGKYALITGGTAGIGLETAKQFQLEGATVAVTGRNESGLKYAQDQLGESALVIKNDSGKADQQTILAQQLSDNFPRIDIVYINAGDVTHKPLDEWDEDCFDHVMNVNLKGPFFLIQSLLPLLSDSASIILCGSVSAYIGLAQSSVYAASKAALISLSRTLSGELHHKGIRVNTLSPGPTYTDAFQKFGLSEEKQQELIEEVQELVPLKRMGTPLELAKAAVFLASDESAYMLGSELLVDGGVGNL; this is encoded by the coding sequence ATGTCGAGAAGGCTGGATGGGAAGTACGCGTTAATTACAGGTGGAACGGCGGGAATCGGTTTGGAGACGGCTAAACAGTTTCAACTTGAAGGGGCGACCGTTGCGGTAACCGGGCGTAATGAATCCGGGTTAAAGTATGCGCAAGATCAACTGGGAGAGTCTGCGCTGGTTATAAAGAATGACTCTGGAAAAGCAGATCAACAAACTATATTGGCGCAGCAATTATCTGATAATTTTCCGCGCATTGATATTGTATATATAAACGCAGGCGATGTGACGCATAAACCATTGGATGAATGGGACGAAGATTGCTTTGACCATGTTATGAACGTTAATTTAAAGGGGCCCTTCTTTTTAATACAGTCATTATTGCCTTTATTGTCTGATTCGGCGTCCATTATTTTATGTGGCAGCGTATCCGCCTACATTGGATTAGCGCAAAGCAGTGTGTACGCGGCGAGCAAGGCGGCGCTTATCTCTTTATCGAGGACGCTGTCCGGGGAGCTGCATCACAAAGGAATTCGCGTTAATACTCTCAGCCCTGGCCCAACCTATACTGATGCCTTTCAGAAGTTTGGTTTATCGGAGGAAAAGCAGCAGGAACTGATAGAAGAGGTTCAGGAGCTCGTGCCTTTAAAGCGAATGGGAACGCCTTTGGAACTGGCGAAAGCCGCCGTTTTCCTGGCGTCGGATGAATCGGCTTACATGCTGGGATCTGAGCTGTTGGTGGATGGCGGGGTTGGAAATTTATAA
- a CDS encoding winged helix-turn-helix transcriptional regulator, which produces MDTKEKISYSDKKFEDESRCPMTDFINIVSGKWAIPTLYRLIITDDIIRFGALQRGIGGITQKELTKQLRTFESLGIVSRQEYPEMPPRVEYRITELGKTLKPTLDSLAHWMTEHRDELLANSRNNAS; this is translated from the coding sequence ATGGATACTAAAGAGAAAATCAGTTATTCGGATAAAAAATTTGAGGATGAATCACGGTGTCCAATGACGGATTTCATCAATATCGTTTCAGGAAAATGGGCGATCCCCACCTTATATCGCTTGATTATTACTGACGATATTATTCGGTTTGGCGCCCTGCAAAGAGGAATCGGCGGCATTACGCAAAAGGAATTAACCAAACAACTCAGGACGTTTGAATCCTTAGGCATCGTTTCCAGACAGGAATACCCGGAGATGCCGCCACGGGTTGAGTATCGGATTACAGAACTCGGAAAAACGCTGAAACCGACACTGGACTCACTGGCCCATTGGATGACCGAACATAGAGACGAGTTATTGGCGAATAGTCGAAATAACGCCAGTTAA
- a CDS encoding HupE/UreJ family protein — MSSTQYKNKTVSARGPSILFLLLLAIAASPVFAHGVAEGDALFIEQAEGMHLISFIYLGAKHMVTGYDHLLFLIGVIFFLYRMKDIGVYVTLFAIGHSITLLYGVLSGAQVNPYLVDAIIGLSVVYKALDNLGAYRRWFGFQPNTKAAVLIFGFFHGFGLATKLQDFTLSQDGLIPNIIAFNVGVEIGQLLALSAILIIMSFWRKTDAFAKQAFTANVLLMSAGFMLIGYQLTGFFVSS; from the coding sequence ATTTCTTCAACTCAATATAAAAATAAGACGGTTAGCGCTCGCGGCCCCTCCATTCTCTTCCTGCTGTTGCTCGCCATCGCCGCCTCTCCCGTATTCGCCCACGGCGTGGCGGAAGGCGACGCGCTGTTCATCGAACAGGCGGAAGGCATGCACCTGATCTCCTTTATCTATCTCGGCGCCAAGCATATGGTGACGGGCTATGATCACCTGCTGTTTCTTATCGGCGTGATTTTTTTCTTGTATCGGATGAAAGACATCGGCGTTTACGTCACGCTGTTCGCCATCGGACATAGCATTACGCTGCTGTATGGCGTGTTGAGCGGCGCTCAAGTCAATCCTTATCTGGTCGACGCCATCATCGGTCTATCCGTCGTCTATAAAGCGCTGGATAATCTTGGCGCTTACCGTCGCTGGTTCGGCTTTCAGCCCAACACCAAAGCGGCGGTGCTTATTTTCGGCTTTTTCCATGGCTTCGGGCTGGCGACAAAGTTGCAGGATTTCACGCTGTCCCAGGATGGCCTGATCCCCAATATCATCGCCTTCAATGTGGGTGTGGAAATCGGCCAGTTACTGGCGTTGAGCGCTATTCTCATCATCATGAGTTTCTGGCGCAAAACTGACGCCTTCGCCAAGCAGGCCTTCACCGCCAATGTGCTCCTGATGAGCGCCGGATTTATGTTAATAGGCTACCAACTCACCGGCTTTTTCGTGAGTTCTTGA
- a CDS encoding carbohydrate-binding protein, with product MPKKKLRLALLSAQLLFAGVSAAGAQGVFAADCPASWVEGAQYQVAQEVLYQGDIYRALVTHTAYPGAGWTPEVGSLWERVRPAGCDGGDDSDGGDSDGGDNGDGDSGGDDGDGGDHGAGEGPYNGAPIPIPGVLEAEHYDYGAFQDTTPTNEGGALRQDAVDIEASTSNGYNIGWIEPGEWLEYSVNVSESGVYTMSSLVAAESAEGRFAVSIDGARAVEVTAPVTGGWQNWTWVDAGLELSAGEHRLRVTMLQSGFNLNALQFTLGDGPGPDPDVSRLWAGANQYQLAHMSEADRRKQLQAMKDSGLKVLRVFVTRRGDAPWEIQPKGWTYEEPLGVYHDDQLEKMDKLMQECQEMGIKMVLALINFAYAQDSNSVYYNAFGPVGMYRQDAIDAYKKRFTHFLNHQNPYLGNKKWKDINDVVLAWEIANESGVSLANENLSNDQKYDIHRNFLTQMAAHLKAEDPDTYVSLGIAGYDKYYNKGSADDIKTLGDIPAADIYTLHYYGGDLDQWLNDALPSVRQWGKLLFVEEFGKERKVGMEAMTDEYRHVAETARRRGIPWMFWRMGLRKDENTWSIMNDDGVWRDVVDPESKRISEIETSDPWLR from the coding sequence ATGCCAAAAAAGAAACTTCGACTCGCCCTCTTATCGGCTCAGCTGCTGTTCGCTGGCGTCAGCGCCGCCGGCGCGCAGGGCGTTTTCGCCGCCGACTGCCCCGCCAGCTGGGTTGAGGGAGCCCAATATCAGGTTGCGCAGGAAGTGCTGTATCAAGGCGATATCTATCGCGCCTTGGTGACGCACACCGCCTATCCCGGCGCTGGCTGGACGCCGGAGGTGGGGTCTCTGTGGGAGCGAGTCAGGCCCGCTGGTTGTGATGGCGGTGATGATAGCGACGGTGGTGATAGCGACGGTGGTGATAACGGCGACGGTGACAGCGGGGGAGATGATGGCGATGGCGGTGATCATGGCGCCGGCGAAGGCCCCTATAATGGCGCGCCCATCCCGATACCAGGCGTGCTGGAGGCGGAGCACTATGATTACGGCGCTTTCCAGGACACCACTCCCACCAACGAAGGCGGCGCTTTGCGTCAGGACGCCGTGGATATCGAGGCCAGTACGAGCAATGGCTATAACATCGGCTGGATCGAGCCTGGAGAATGGCTGGAATACAGCGTTAACGTCAGCGAAAGCGGCGTCTACACCATGTCCTCACTGGTCGCGGCGGAAAGTGCGGAAGGCCGTTTCGCGGTAAGCATTGACGGAGCCAGAGCGGTGGAAGTGACGGCGCCAGTGACTGGCGGCTGGCAGAACTGGACCTGGGTGGACGCGGGCCTTGAGTTGAGCGCCGGCGAGCATAGGTTGAGAGTCACCATGCTGCAATCCGGCTTCAATCTGAACGCCCTGCAATTCACGCTGGGGGACGGCCCTGGACCAGACCCTGACGTCTCTCGCCTGTGGGCCGGCGCCAATCAGTATCAGCTTGCGCATATGTCGGAGGCGGACCGTCGCAAACAATTGCAGGCGATGAAAGACAGCGGATTGAAAGTCTTACGCGTCTTCGTCACGCGCAGGGGCGATGCGCCATGGGAAATTCAACCAAAGGGCTGGACCTATGAAGAACCTTTGGGCGTATACCACGACGATCAGTTGGAGAAAATGGATAAGTTGATGCAGGAGTGCCAGGAAATGGGCATAAAGATGGTGCTGGCGTTGATCAACTTCGCCTACGCCCAGGACTCCAACTCCGTTTATTACAATGCTTTCGGCCCCGTAGGGATGTATCGGCAGGATGCGATAGACGCCTATAAAAAGCGCTTCACTCATTTTCTTAACCATCAAAATCCTTACCTCGGCAATAAGAAATGGAAGGACATTAACGATGTGGTGCTGGCGTGGGAAATCGCCAATGAATCCGGCGTGTCCCTGGCGAATGAGAACCTGTCGAACGATCAGAAATACGATATCCACCGCAATTTCCTGACCCAGATGGCCGCGCATCTGAAAGCAGAAGATCCAGATACCTACGTCTCCCTGGGAATCGCCGGCTACGATAAGTACTACAACAAAGGCAGCGCTGACGACATTAAAACGCTGGGCGACATTCCGGCGGCGGATATCTATACCTTGCACTATTACGGCGGCGATCTGGATCAATGGTTGAACGACGCCCTGCCGTCAGTGCGACAGTGGGGCAAACTGTTGTTCGTGGAGGAGTTCGGCAAGGAGCGCAAGGTGGGGATGGAAGCGATGACGGATGAATACCGCCATGTGGCGGAAACCGCGCGGCGTCGAGGCATTCCCTGGATGTTCTGGCGTATGGGGTTGCGCAAGGATGAGAATACCTGGTCGATCATGAATGACGATGGCGTCTGGCGCGACGTGGTTGATCCCGAATCCAAACGGATATCGGAGATCGAAACCAGCGACCCCTGGTTGCGTTAA